One window from the genome of Micromonospora aurantiaca ATCC 27029 encodes:
- the acs gene encoding acetate--CoA ligase, with product MSEALANLLNETRQFPPPAELAANANVTAEAYEEAAGDRLAFWERQAGRLAWAQPWEQVLDWSNAPFAKWFTGGKLNVAYNCLDRHVEAGLGDKVAIHWEGEPGDTRTVTYADLHKLTCQAANALTELGVTAGDRVAIYLPMIPEAAVAMLACARIGATHSVVFGGFSADALTNRIQDASAKVVITADGGFRRGKPSALKPTVDEAVANCPSVEHVLVVRRTGEEVAWSAKDHWWHETVETASPEHEAQAFDAEHPLFILYTSGTTARPKGILHTTGGYLTQTSYTTHAVFDLKPETDVYWCTADIGWVTGHSYIVYGPLSNGATQVMYEGTPDTPHKGRFWEVVDKYKVTILYTAPTLIRTMMKWGEDIPAGYDLSSLRLLGSVGEPINPEAWIWYRQHVGRGELPVVDTWWQTETGAIMISPLPGVTEAKPGSAMSPLPGIVADVVDDQGQSVPNGGGGYLVLKEPWPSMLRTIWGDDNRFLETYWSRFGAGANTGDEWVYFAGDGAKKDDDGHIWLLGRVDDVMLVSGHNISTTEVESALVSHPSVAEAAVVGATDPTTGQAIVAFAIPRGSAEISGDAGEQLIAELRNHVAKTLGPIAKPRQIMLVPELPKTRSGKIMRRLLRDVAENRSLGDVTTLQDSSVMELISSGMSGGKSDED from the coding sequence ATGAGCGAGGCATTGGCCAACTTGCTGAACGAGACGCGCCAGTTCCCGCCGCCGGCTGAACTCGCCGCGAACGCCAACGTGACCGCCGAGGCGTACGAGGAGGCGGCCGGGGACCGGCTGGCCTTCTGGGAGCGCCAGGCCGGCCGGCTGGCCTGGGCCCAGCCGTGGGAGCAGGTGCTCGACTGGTCGAACGCCCCGTTCGCGAAGTGGTTCACCGGGGGCAAGCTCAACGTGGCGTACAACTGCCTGGACCGGCACGTCGAGGCGGGCCTCGGCGACAAGGTGGCGATCCACTGGGAGGGCGAGCCGGGCGACACCCGTACCGTCACCTACGCCGACCTGCACAAGCTCACCTGTCAGGCGGCGAACGCGCTGACCGAGCTGGGCGTGACCGCCGGTGACCGGGTGGCGATCTACCTGCCGATGATCCCGGAGGCGGCGGTGGCGATGCTCGCCTGCGCCCGGATCGGCGCCACGCACAGCGTGGTGTTCGGCGGCTTCTCCGCCGACGCGCTCACCAACCGGATCCAGGACGCCAGCGCCAAGGTGGTGATCACCGCGGACGGCGGCTTCCGCCGGGGCAAGCCGTCGGCGCTCAAGCCGACGGTGGACGAGGCGGTGGCGAACTGCCCGTCGGTCGAGCACGTGCTGGTGGTCCGGCGTACCGGTGAGGAGGTCGCCTGGTCGGCGAAGGACCACTGGTGGCACGAGACGGTGGAGACGGCGTCGCCGGAGCACGAGGCGCAGGCGTTCGACGCCGAGCACCCGCTGTTCATCCTCTACACCAGCGGCACGACCGCCCGCCCGAAGGGCATCCTGCACACCACCGGCGGCTACCTGACCCAGACGTCGTACACCACGCACGCGGTGTTCGACCTGAAGCCGGAGACGGACGTCTACTGGTGCACGGCCGACATCGGCTGGGTGACCGGGCACTCCTACATCGTGTACGGCCCGCTCTCCAACGGCGCCACCCAGGTCATGTACGAGGGCACGCCGGACACCCCGCACAAGGGCCGGTTCTGGGAGGTCGTCGACAAGTACAAGGTGACCATCCTGTACACCGCGCCGACGCTGATCCGCACCATGATGAAGTGGGGCGAGGACATCCCGGCCGGGTACGACCTGTCGTCGCTGCGCCTGCTCGGCAGCGTCGGTGAGCCGATCAACCCGGAGGCGTGGATCTGGTACCGGCAGCACGTCGGCCGCGGCGAGCTGCCGGTGGTGGACACCTGGTGGCAGACCGAGACCGGCGCCATCATGATCTCGCCGCTGCCCGGCGTGACCGAGGCGAAGCCCGGCTCGGCGATGAGCCCGCTGCCCGGCATCGTCGCCGACGTGGTCGACGACCAGGGCCAGTCGGTGCCGAACGGCGGCGGCGGATACCTCGTGCTGAAGGAGCCGTGGCCGTCGATGCTGCGGACGATCTGGGGCGACGACAACCGGTTCCTGGAGACGTACTGGTCCCGGTTCGGCGCCGGTGCGAACACCGGGGACGAGTGGGTCTACTTCGCCGGTGACGGCGCGAAGAAGGACGACGACGGGCACATCTGGCTGCTCGGCCGGGTGGACGACGTGATGCTGGTGTCCGGCCACAACATCTCCACCACGGAGGTGGAGTCGGCGCTGGTCAGCCACCCGTCGGTGGCGGAGGCGGCGGTGGTGGGCGCGACCGACCCGACCACCGGCCAGGCGATTGTCGCGTTCGCCATCCCGCGCGGCAGCGCGGAGATCTCCGGTGACGCGGGCGAACAGCTCATCGCCGAGCTGCGCAACCACGTGGCGAAGACGCTCGGCCCGATCGCCAAGCCGCGGCAGATCATGCTGGTGCCGGAGCTGCCGAAGACCCGCTCCGGCAAGATCATGCGCCGGCTGCTGCGGGACGTGGCGGAGAACCGGTCGCTCGGCGACGTGACCACGCTCCAGGACTCCTCGGTCATGGAATTGATCTCGTCGGGGATGAGCGGCGGGAAGTCCGACGAGGACTGA
- the ssd gene encoding septum site-determining protein Ssd, producing MPPRTPLPPYRRLPLLVTSDGDLLDELLRLAAAGGTEVELAADPAAARARWAPAPLVLIGADQAAACLRARLPRRARTVLVGRSGELDPGTELAELIGSEHVATLPAAEPWLVDRFAECVAGPAGPGQGRVVAVLGGRGGAGASVLAGGLAVSAARSRLRTLLVDADPLGGGLDLVLGWEQLDGLRWPELAGTDGRVDPPSLIRALPSRGDLVVLSWDRGDLRHLPAEAMAATVDAGRRGRDLVVLDLPRHLDDAAVVALQAADRALLVVPAELRAAAAAARVAAVAAPHCIDLSVIVRGPAPGRLRAAEVSRALGLPLAGTLRPEPGLCRGLERGEAPGASGKGPLAALCQRIVDELVGSSAAGAA from the coding sequence ATGCCGCCCCGTACCCCGCTCCCGCCGTACCGTCGCCTGCCCCTGCTCGTCACCTCCGACGGCGACCTTCTCGACGAGCTGTTGCGACTCGCGGCGGCCGGCGGCACCGAGGTCGAGCTGGCGGCCGACCCGGCCGCCGCCCGGGCCCGCTGGGCGCCGGCGCCGCTGGTGCTCATCGGCGCCGACCAGGCGGCGGCCTGCCTGCGGGCGCGCCTTCCCCGCCGCGCCCGCACGGTCCTGGTCGGTCGCTCCGGAGAGCTCGATCCGGGTACGGAGTTGGCCGAACTCATCGGCTCGGAGCACGTCGCGACGCTGCCGGCGGCCGAGCCCTGGCTGGTCGACCGGTTCGCCGAGTGCGTGGCCGGTCCGGCCGGCCCGGGTCAGGGCCGGGTGGTGGCTGTCCTCGGCGGCCGGGGCGGCGCCGGAGCCAGCGTGCTTGCAGGTGGGCTCGCCGTCAGCGCGGCCCGGTCCCGGCTCCGCACGCTGCTCGTCGACGCCGACCCGCTCGGCGGTGGTCTCGACCTGGTGCTCGGCTGGGAGCAGCTCGACGGGTTGCGCTGGCCGGAGCTGGCCGGCACGGACGGGCGGGTCGACCCGCCGTCGCTGATCCGCGCGCTGCCCAGCCGGGGCGACCTGGTGGTGCTCTCCTGGGACCGGGGCGACCTGCGGCACCTGCCGGCCGAGGCGATGGCCGCCACAGTCGACGCCGGCCGCCGGGGGCGGGACCTAGTCGTGCTCGACCTGCCCCGGCATCTCGACGACGCGGCTGTGGTCGCGCTCCAGGCCGCCGACCGGGCGCTGCTCGTCGTACCGGCCGAGCTGCGGGCGGCGGCCGCCGCGGCCCGGGTCGCCGCCGTCGCCGCGCCGCACTGCATCGACCTCTCTGTCATCGTGCGCGGTCCGGCGCCCGGCCGACTGCGCGCGGCCGAGGTGTCCCGGGCGCTGGGGCTGCCGCTCGCCGGCACGCTGCGACCCGAGCCGGGGCTGTGCCGTGGGCTGGAGCGGGGCGAGGCGCCGGGCGCGAGCGGGAAGGGGCCGCTCGCCGCGCTGTGCCAGCGGATCGTGGACGAGCTGGTCGGGTCGTCGGCTGCGGGTGCGGCATGA
- a CDS encoding phosphotransferase enzyme family protein has protein sequence MIDKPDIDERLLAAEVAAAWSVDVVDLAFMPVGLDGHAWAYRVETSDGGRCFLKVRRGDFTPAAVLLPGFLRTQGLRQVVAPLDLRLDGGVARRFGDYRLLLYPFQDGDSLWGRGLTDRQWTEYGDFLGRLHRVTPSAEVAAVLPVETYRSSAGDRLRALGGQAAASETLGAFWKRYGAALRRLAETVDDLASRVTPGQHVICHADIHPGNLIADGDGTLHVVDWDAPILAPRERDLMFVHSADFGEHPIDAHRAELFREGYGALEPDPVLLSYYRGERHLDDVAAFLGSILGPEASAESRANDLHWLIRIAEAVADPGYAP, from the coding sequence GTGATCGACAAGCCGGACATCGACGAGCGGCTGCTGGCGGCCGAGGTCGCCGCCGCCTGGTCGGTGGACGTCGTCGACCTGGCGTTCATGCCGGTCGGCCTCGACGGGCACGCGTGGGCGTACCGGGTGGAGACGTCCGACGGCGGGCGCTGCTTCCTGAAGGTGCGCCGCGGCGACTTCACCCCGGCCGCCGTCCTGCTGCCCGGCTTCCTCCGGACGCAGGGCCTCCGGCAGGTGGTCGCGCCGCTGGACCTTCGCCTCGATGGCGGGGTTGCACGTCGGTTCGGGGACTACCGACTACTGCTCTACCCGTTCCAGGACGGCGACAGCCTGTGGGGCCGCGGTCTCACCGACCGCCAGTGGACCGAGTACGGCGATTTCCTGGGCCGGCTGCACCGGGTCACGCCGAGCGCTGAGGTAGCAGCCGTCCTGCCGGTCGAGACGTACCGATCGAGCGCGGGCGACCGACTCCGAGCCCTCGGCGGGCAGGCCGCTGCGAGCGAGACCCTGGGCGCCTTCTGGAAGCGGTACGGTGCCGCGCTGCGCCGGTTGGCGGAGACTGTCGACGACCTGGCGTCGCGCGTGACGCCGGGACAGCACGTCATCTGCCACGCCGACATCCATCCGGGCAATCTCATCGCCGACGGCGACGGGACGCTGCACGTCGTGGACTGGGACGCGCCGATCCTCGCGCCGCGCGAGCGGGACCTGATGTTCGTCCACAGCGCCGACTTCGGCGAGCACCCGATCGACGCGCACCGGGCTGAACTCTTCCGCGAAGGCTACGGGGCGCTGGAGCCGGACCCGGTCCTGCTGAGTTACTACCGCGGCGAACGGCATCTCGACGATGTCGCCGCGTTTCTGGGCAGCATCCTCGGTCCCGAGGCGAGTGCGGAGTCCCGGGCCAACGATCTGCACTGGCTCATCCGCATCGCCGAGGCGGTCGCCGACCCCGGCTACGCGCCCTGA
- a CDS encoding immune inhibitor A domain-containing protein, translated as MSQHRARRRLLVALPAIALAATSLTVTGSAAAQPARSAPVTIGADEHYINYAEPEVQPDTGGKEVKGRDGVFSSPADEARAYDRKYAGGNPIAARELAKLEAKSIRTGHSPRKIKKAKSTQTAKLLTLLVEFNDKANDDFTDVMVPKTVFEDRTCVPGTVQNGPRHNTIPNPATLPHKDNNSMWVPDFSPAHYDKMLYSKKGITERVRKDLKGPDGKPGISLAGRTMHNMYLEMSKGAYTVDGQASPWITVPHSEGWYAASRCFQDENGNWVAGREQSMNGHPDNPQGAGRLATDAIDALAAADPNFPWADYDIEDQSDRDGDGNYHEPDGVIDHLVLVHANQGKSRGGGDVGIYSVWAHSSTVTGGYTIPGTNLKVSNYIVQPEDAGVGVFAHEFGHDLGLPDLYDTSGNADSDVDFWDLMASGSHSGEIFQALPTHMGLWDKWVLGWAEPKTFGPGDRSKLVKLGQTSRTPVGTEDGIKIDLPDKVISLATPHSGSNMWYSGADQNWADVKLSRTVTVPNAADAKFWMWNNYVIEADWDFGFVEVSTDGGATWSEQKVYAEGGALVSTNDGYADPNGRMVDFGNKKYGLTGSTNGWRHDYVDLSSYAGQTVQVRLRYATDEAFVERGWFADDFSVTGGGATTWSDDVESGAAGWTQTGGTFTDTSGAGWYIDSGTQVKSHYYLAEWRNFDGFDKGLKYTYDTVYSHEAWKVDRIAYNAPGMLVWYRDTQLGDVNHVTAQMTALPSYGAKGGLLIVDSHNDPLRRKGVAAEKDPSVLKNLPSRPQSSNAAFGLKPTYPFKECLEAADEPYSEYCTKFGPQAPVRGFTDAKGWYPGIEIRDGAAYARDNDASVVVPSRGNQQYTTRVVNPDGTPATDYYGSTLGGGAIVLGTGNPGDAGVQYGVSIIIKRAVKDNSYATVYVVPPRS; from the coding sequence ATGTCGCAGCACAGGGCACGGCGACGCTTACTCGTCGCACTGCCCGCCATCGCGCTCGCGGCCACGTCGCTGACCGTGACGGGCAGCGCGGCGGCCCAGCCGGCCCGCTCCGCACCGGTCACGATCGGGGCGGACGAGCACTACATCAACTACGCCGAGCCCGAGGTCCAGCCGGACACCGGCGGCAAGGAGGTCAAGGGCCGCGACGGCGTCTTCTCCTCGCCGGCGGACGAGGCCCGCGCCTACGACCGCAAGTACGCCGGGGGCAACCCGATCGCGGCCCGCGAGCTGGCCAAGCTGGAGGCCAAGTCCATCCGGACCGGCCACAGCCCTCGGAAGATCAAGAAGGCCAAGAGCACACAGACCGCCAAGCTGCTGACGCTGCTCGTCGAGTTCAACGACAAGGCCAACGACGACTTCACCGACGTGATGGTCCCGAAGACGGTGTTCGAGGACCGCACCTGCGTTCCCGGCACCGTGCAGAACGGGCCGCGGCACAACACGATCCCGAACCCGGCCACGCTGCCGCACAAGGACAACAACTCGATGTGGGTGCCGGACTTCTCTCCGGCCCACTACGACAAGATGCTGTACAGCAAGAAGGGCATCACCGAGCGGGTCCGCAAGGACCTGAAGGGGCCGGACGGCAAGCCGGGCATCAGCCTCGCCGGGCGGACCATGCACAACATGTACCTGGAGATGTCCAAGGGCGCGTACACAGTGGACGGGCAGGCCAGCCCGTGGATCACGGTGCCGCACTCGGAGGGCTGGTACGCCGCCTCGCGCTGCTTCCAGGACGAGAACGGCAACTGGGTCGCCGGGCGTGAGCAGTCGATGAACGGCCACCCGGACAACCCGCAGGGCGCCGGCCGGCTCGCCACCGACGCGATCGACGCGCTGGCCGCGGCCGACCCGAACTTCCCCTGGGCCGACTACGACATCGAGGACCAGAGCGACCGCGACGGCGACGGCAACTACCACGAGCCGGACGGCGTGATCGACCACCTCGTGCTGGTGCACGCCAACCAGGGCAAGTCCCGCGGCGGCGGCGACGTCGGCATCTACTCGGTCTGGGCGCACTCGTCGACCGTGACCGGTGGCTACACGATTCCGGGCACCAACCTGAAGGTGTCGAACTACATCGTGCAGCCGGAGGACGCCGGCGTCGGCGTCTTCGCCCACGAGTTCGGGCACGACCTGGGCCTGCCGGACCTCTACGACACCTCCGGCAACGCCGACTCCGACGTGGACTTCTGGGACCTGATGGCGTCCGGCTCGCACTCCGGCGAGATCTTCCAGGCGCTGCCCACCCACATGGGCCTCTGGGACAAGTGGGTGCTCGGCTGGGCCGAGCCGAAGACGTTCGGCCCGGGTGACCGGTCCAAGCTGGTCAAGCTCGGGCAGACGTCACGTACGCCGGTCGGCACCGAGGACGGCATCAAGATCGACCTGCCGGACAAGGTGATCTCGCTGGCCACGCCGCACAGCGGCTCGAACATGTGGTACTCCGGCGCCGACCAGAACTGGGCCGACGTCAAGCTCAGCCGCACGGTGACCGTCCCGAACGCCGCTGATGCGAAGTTCTGGATGTGGAACAACTACGTCATCGAGGCGGACTGGGACTTCGGCTTCGTCGAGGTCTCCACCGACGGCGGTGCCACCTGGAGCGAGCAGAAGGTGTACGCCGAGGGCGGCGCGCTGGTCTCCACCAACGACGGCTACGCCGACCCGAACGGCCGCATGGTCGACTTCGGCAACAAGAAGTACGGCCTGACCGGCAGCACGAACGGGTGGCGGCACGACTACGTCGACCTGTCGTCGTACGCCGGGCAGACCGTGCAGGTGCGGCTGCGCTACGCCACCGACGAGGCGTTCGTGGAGCGCGGCTGGTTCGCCGACGACTTCTCGGTGACCGGCGGCGGCGCCACCACCTGGAGCGACGACGTGGAGAGCGGCGCGGCGGGCTGGACCCAGACCGGTGGCACCTTCACCGACACCAGCGGCGCGGGTTGGTACATCGACTCGGGCACCCAGGTGAAGTCGCACTACTACCTGGCCGAGTGGCGTAACTTCGACGGCTTCGACAAGGGCCTGAAGTACACCTACGACACCGTCTACTCGCACGAGGCGTGGAAGGTCGACCGGATCGCGTACAACGCGCCGGGCATGCTGGTCTGGTACCGGGACACCCAGCTCGGCGACGTCAACCACGTCACCGCGCAGATGACCGCGCTGCCCAGCTACGGCGCCAAGGGCGGTCTGCTGATCGTCGACTCGCACAACGACCCGCTGCGCCGCAAGGGCGTCGCGGCCGAGAAGGACCCGTCGGTGCTGAAGAACCTGCCCAGCCGGCCGCAGTCCTCCAACGCCGCGTTCGGCCTGAAGCCGACGTACCCGTTCAAGGAGTGCCTGGAGGCGGCGGACGAGCCGTACAGCGAGTACTGCACGAAGTTCGGCCCGCAGGCTCCGGTGCGCGGTTTCACCGACGCCAAGGGCTGGTACCCGGGCATCGAGATCCGTGACGGCGCCGCGTACGCGCGGGACAACGACGCCTCGGTGGTCGTCCCGTCGCGGGGCAACCAGCAGTACACGACCCGGGTGGTGAACCCGGACGGCACCCCGGCGACGGACTACTACGGTTCGACGCTGGGTGGCGGGGCGATCGTGCTCGGCACCGGCAACCCGGGTGACGCGGGCGTCCAGTACGGCGTCTCGATCATCATCAAGCGGGCCGTCAAGGACAACTCGTACGCCACTGTGTACGTGGTTCCGCCGCGGAGCTGA
- a CDS encoding immune inhibitor A domain-containing protein, translating into MGLLGLSLTATGLVAGTSASAAPTPKLPAAAPSVAEPAQAEHDLPNPLEEKRRALRQEGLSEVLSGRAKAQKINGSTVVKVGERAAEGAAAGRSAKSTKAGKGPTKDQYVELSRERTDKIFVILAEFGDERHPNYPDQDTDPDTPGPSRFDGPRVNQIPEPNRAVDNSTVWQADYSADHFRKLYFGTAPGDESVKQYYEAQSSGRYSVDGEVTNWVRVRYNEARYGRSDGYPCASNVCTNTWALVRDAANQWVADQKAQGRSDAEIAADVKAMDEWDRYDFDGDGNFNEPDGYIDHFQIVHAGGDQADGDPYQGEDAIWSHRWYAFASDQGNTGPENFPAGGTQIGNTGVWIGDYTIQPENGGRSVFYHEYGHDLGLPDDYNVVSGGDNNNEHWTLMAQSRLGAKNDGGIGERGGDLGAWNKLQLGWLDYEVVVAGQKRTLELGPQEYNSNKAQAAVVVLPQREYTFQNGKPFEGTKQFFSGNDDDLNNTMTRTVDLTGKTSAALSMKGRYSIEADYDYLFFEASTDGGQTWTSLAGTANGAPLKEISPGRYALDGSSNDQWVDVNIPMDAVAGKVAQFRLRYQTDGGVSEGGFYGDAITVTADGQTVLTDGAEAGANGWTLSGFSIVEETYTRKFDNYYIAGNRSYVSYDKYLKTGPYFFGYANTRPDYVDHYAYQEGLLISYWNLRFADNDTFAHPGEGRNMIIDAHPRPIYNLTGQPWRARVQVYDAPFSLKKADSFTLHLNSQPQYIRGQAAQPLFDDTKQYWYPELPNHGVKLPATGTKIKVLEQNGTSVKVRFS; encoded by the coding sequence GTGGGTCTGCTCGGGCTTTCGCTGACCGCGACGGGACTGGTGGCAGGCACGTCCGCCAGCGCCGCGCCGACGCCGAAGTTGCCGGCCGCCGCCCCGTCGGTGGCCGAGCCTGCGCAGGCTGAGCACGACCTGCCCAACCCGCTCGAGGAGAAGCGGCGCGCGCTGCGCCAGGAGGGCCTCAGCGAGGTCCTGTCCGGCAGGGCGAAGGCCCAGAAGATCAACGGCAGCACGGTCGTCAAGGTCGGCGAGCGGGCTGCCGAAGGTGCCGCGGCGGGCAGGTCCGCCAAGAGCACCAAGGCCGGCAAGGGTCCGACCAAGGACCAGTACGTCGAACTCTCCCGCGAGCGGACCGACAAGATCTTCGTCATCCTCGCGGAGTTCGGCGACGAGCGGCACCCGAACTACCCGGACCAGGACACCGACCCGGACACCCCGGGCCCGTCCCGGTTCGACGGTCCGCGCGTCAACCAGATCCCGGAGCCCAACCGGGCGGTGGACAACTCCACCGTGTGGCAGGCCGACTACAGCGCCGACCACTTCCGGAAGCTGTACTTCGGCACCGCCCCCGGTGACGAGTCGGTGAAGCAGTACTACGAGGCCCAGTCCTCGGGTCGGTACAGCGTCGACGGCGAGGTCACCAACTGGGTGAGGGTGCGGTACAACGAGGCCCGCTACGGCCGTTCCGACGGCTACCCGTGCGCCTCGAACGTCTGCACCAACACCTGGGCGCTGGTCCGCGACGCCGCCAACCAGTGGGTCGCCGACCAGAAGGCGCAGGGCCGCTCCGACGCGGAGATCGCCGCGGACGTCAAGGCGATGGACGAGTGGGACCGGTACGACTTCGACGGCGACGGCAACTTCAACGAGCCGGACGGCTACATCGACCACTTCCAGATCGTCCACGCCGGCGGCGACCAGGCCGACGGTGACCCGTACCAGGGTGAGGACGCCATCTGGAGCCACCGGTGGTACGCCTTCGCCAGCGACCAGGGCAACACCGGCCCGGAGAACTTCCCGGCCGGCGGCACCCAGATCGGCAACACCGGCGTCTGGATCGGTGACTACACCATCCAGCCGGAGAACGGTGGCCGGAGCGTCTTCTACCACGAGTACGGCCACGACCTCGGTCTGCCGGACGACTACAACGTGGTCAGCGGTGGGGACAACAACAACGAGCACTGGACCCTGATGGCCCAGAGCCGGCTCGGCGCCAAGAACGACGGCGGCATCGGCGAGCGCGGTGGCGACCTCGGCGCCTGGAACAAGCTCCAGCTCGGCTGGCTCGACTACGAGGTTGTCGTGGCCGGGCAGAAGCGCACCCTGGAGCTGGGCCCGCAGGAGTACAACTCCAACAAGGCCCAGGCCGCCGTGGTGGTGCTGCCGCAGCGGGAGTACACGTTCCAGAACGGCAAGCCGTTCGAGGGTACGAAGCAGTTCTTCTCGGGCAACGACGACGACCTGAACAACACGATGACGCGCACTGTCGACCTCACCGGGAAGACCAGCGCCGCGCTGTCGATGAAGGGTCGTTACAGCATCGAGGCGGACTACGACTACCTGTTCTTCGAGGCGTCCACCGACGGTGGCCAGACCTGGACCTCGCTGGCCGGTACGGCCAACGGCGCCCCGCTGAAGGAGATCTCCCCCGGGCGCTACGCCCTGGACGGCTCCAGCAACGACCAGTGGGTCGACGTCAACATCCCGATGGACGCGGTCGCCGGCAAGGTCGCGCAGTTCCGGCTCCGCTACCAGACGGACGGCGGTGTCTCCGAGGGCGGCTTCTACGGTGACGCGATCACCGTGACCGCCGACGGCCAGACGGTGCTCACCGACGGCGCCGAGGCCGGTGCGAACGGCTGGACCCTCAGCGGCTTCAGCATCGTCGAGGAAACCTACACCCGTAAGTTCGACAACTACTACATCGCCGGCAACCGGTCGTACGTCTCGTACGACAAGTACCTCAAGACCGGCCCGTACTTCTTCGGCTACGCGAACACCCGCCCGGACTACGTGGACCACTACGCGTACCAGGAGGGTCTGCTGATCTCCTACTGGAACCTCCGGTTCGCGGACAACGACACGTTCGCGCACCCGGGTGAGGGTCGGAACATGATCATCGACGCGCACCCGCGGCCGATCTACAACCTGACCGGGCAGCCCTGGCGGGCCCGCGTCCAGGTCTACGACGCGCCGTTCAGCCTGAAGAAGGCCGACTCGTTCACGCTGCACCTCAACAGCCAGCCGCAGTACATCCGCGGCCAGGCGGCGCAGCCGCTGTTCGACGACACCAAGCAGTACTGGTACCCGGAGCTGCCGAACCACGGCGTCAAGCTCCCGGCCACCGGCACCAAGATCAAGGTCCTGGAGCAGAACGGCACCTCGGTGAAGGTCCGCTTCTCCTGA
- a CDS encoding HAD family hydrolase: protein MGRSAAFFDLDKTVIAKSSALAFGRPFYRDGLITRRDVVKSAYAQLMFRLGGTDEQTMARTRDYLATLCKGWPVEQVRQIVAETLHELINPYVYAEAAALIEEHQAAGRDVVLVSASGDEMVRPIGELLGITDVIATRMGVVDGRYSGEVEFYAAGPSKVEAVSELALERDYDLADSYAYSDSYSDRPLLECVGHPTVVNPDRALRKLAVENAWPVLEFRHPIPLGRRLRERPAVPVAAAALGVGVGVAIGIAWYGRHRRTRAAAPTA, encoded by the coding sequence GTGGGCCGCAGCGCCGCTTTCTTCGATCTCGACAAGACCGTCATCGCCAAGTCGAGCGCCCTGGCGTTCGGTCGGCCGTTCTACCGGGACGGGCTGATCACCCGGCGTGACGTGGTCAAGTCGGCGTACGCGCAGTTGATGTTCCGGCTGGGCGGCACCGACGAGCAGACCATGGCCCGCACCCGGGACTACCTGGCCACGCTCTGCAAGGGCTGGCCGGTGGAACAGGTCCGCCAGATCGTCGCGGAGACACTGCACGAACTGATCAACCCCTACGTGTACGCCGAAGCGGCCGCCCTCATCGAGGAGCACCAGGCCGCCGGGCGGGACGTGGTGCTGGTCTCCGCGTCGGGCGACGAGATGGTCCGGCCGATCGGCGAGCTGCTCGGGATCACCGACGTGATCGCCACCCGGATGGGCGTGGTCGACGGCCGTTACAGCGGCGAGGTCGAGTTCTACGCGGCCGGTCCGAGCAAGGTCGAGGCGGTCAGCGAACTGGCTCTTGAGCGGGACTACGACCTGGCCGACTCGTACGCGTACTCCGACTCGTACTCCGATCGGCCGCTGCTGGAGTGCGTGGGGCATCCGACGGTGGTCAACCCGGACCGGGCGCTGCGCAAGCTGGCGGTGGAGAACGCGTGGCCGGTGCTGGAGTTCCGGCACCCGATCCCGCTGGGCCGCCGGCTGCGGGAGCGGCCGGCGGTGCCGGTCGCGGCGGCGGCGCTCGGCGTGGGCGTAGGCGTGGCCATCGGCATCGCCTGGTACGGCCGGCACCGGCGCACCCGCGCCGCAGCACCCACCGCCTGA